TTATCAGaccctttctaagggctgaatcggcccattcgcggggcctttcaacgCCCGACACGGCTTaagatcaaactgctgcatcgaggcgattgaggctcccgatgttgatgccgatgaaagaccccgtgaacgggccgattcaagccccacgattcagggTGCTGTtgatggagttcggagtcggtcaccaaacaggtcagctcccgatgttaccgtccacagggcccacggccaaaacctcgcgtgcgtgtgtgtgcgtgtgcggatGCGCGCGTGCAGCCGCCAAGAAATTATGTCCTCCGCatgtttgatagcgatttccgtgcctgcatgGAGACATAGAGCAACACAAAAGGCTCCATTGCCCATTAAGTCCAGATTGACCCTGAGTCACCCATTTATGCATATCCCATTTCATCCTCTCCATGTAACTATCATTTCCTCCAAAATTCTAACTCTCACAATGATTCAGAACGATAATTAATCTACTGAcccgcacatttttgggatgtgggaggaatagacaataggtgcaggagtaggccattgggcccttcaagccacccaatgtgatcatggctgatcatcctcaatcagtaccccgttcctgccatgaaGACAGGAGCACCTTGGGGAAACCCACACTGTCTCTGGCAGAGCTTGCAAGGGCTCACGGACAGCATTGGAGATCGGCAGCAATCCTTGGAGCTGAGGAGATAGCAGTTCTACCAGGGACCCTTCCTGAATCACTGCAATCCGTCTGGTGAAAGGTGCTCAAACAGTACCGTGGGGACGAATGGTGAGATTTAGGCTGAATGATGAAAGACCAGCAATTTATTTCTAAATTGGATGGCGTACAGAACTTAAGGTGATGTGTTCCCATCCACCTGTTGCCTTGTCCTCCTCCATGGTTTGGGTGCTGAAACCAGTTTAGACTAATCCAACATGTTGGTCATTTTGTACACTCCGGTTAGACTTTGCAAACTAACATATAACCGCTTCAGGGTTCCACCATGCGATTATGAGGTTATTAATGTCCCCCTAATAAGGAGCAGTTTATCAGTCATCTGGCCCTTTAATGCCCATTCCAGTCATTCAGCAAGatctgagggtctgagctataaggagaggttgagcaggctggggggGTCTCTACCCTAGAGTGCAAAAGGgtgagaacaaaaggaggagccggagtgctttgtaactttgtcagtggcgtaggtggctgctatttgtataccttgggtattcAGCAAAGAATCCCACTGTGCTGAGTCACACGTGACACTGAAGTACTCCATTCCTTAACATGGGGGCGTCCCATCGGCACACCCTGTTCACAGTTAATGAAAGCGTGCACGCACATGCACTTCTAACCAGCTGGAAGAATGCTGTTCCACTTGCTTATAAAATAGAATTAGTAATTATTAGTTCTTCTTTCTGGATGAGTAATTATGTACATCAGACAagctcttttttaaattttagtttgaaATAATGAGCAATTTGCTGAatatattgttcaagaaggaactgcagacgctggagaatcaaaggtagacaaaattgctggagaaactcagcgggtgcggcagcatctatggagcgaaggaaataggcaacgttttgggccgaaacgttgcctatttccttcgctccatagatgctgccgcacccgctgagtttctccagcaattttgtccacctttgtTGAATAAATTGTTTTACATTCCCTAAATATCCAGACTAACTGTTACCAAAGCGTGCTCATTAACAACCAGTTCCTACTGCCTCACAAACACTATTGTTAAACTTTCACATGTCAGACTCCACTGAACAGACTGACAGCCAAGAGATGATTTAAAATTTATTGCataaaacacaaaaatgctggaggaacccagcaggttaGACAGCGGATGGTTCGACAGCCCCTCCGcggagaagattggactttattgccttccatcacagtgaggaatgtggggagtagctgtggtggatgtttatgttgaattttattttatgtctcttactgcttttcacttggtgtggctgtatggtaactccaatatcactgtaccttatggtacatgtgacaataaacccatcTTGAAACTTGAATagatatgatgggccgaatggcctaattataaccatataatataaccatataacaattacagcacggaaacaggccatctcggccctacaagtccgtgccgaacacttattttcccctagtcccatctacctgcactcagaccataaccctccattcctttcccatccatatacctatccaatttatttttaaatgataaaatcgaacctgcctccaccacttccactggaagctcattccacacagctaccactctctgagtaaagaagttccccctcatgttacccctaaacttctgtcccttaattctgaagtcatgtcctcttgtttgaatcttccctactctcaatgggaaaagcttatcaacgtcaactctgtctatccctctcatcattttaaagacctccatcaagttcccccttaactttctgcgctccaaaaaataaagacctaacttattcaacctttctctgtaacttagttgctgaaacccaggcttcCCAGAAATTCTGCTTATATAACGTATGAACTATTGGTCAAACATATTGGGCTGTTATGTCCCAATACTGTAGCTGGACGGTTGCATACTGTAAATGATTAGCTCCTTAGCCACAATGCAGAGTTGCTTAGTACAATTCAAACACTGTATGCTAGGTTTGAAGGTGTGTATGGAGTGCTCAATAATACTTAGCACCAAGATTCTCAGCCAAAGACCAAATTCTTGTGATATGACAGGCGTTAATTAGTGCTGTCACCCATCAGTCAGCCTTCAATTGACGTAATATTCGTGACTGTGAGTGTTGGTGAAGAATGAAGGGAGTGTGATCAAGGCTGCAGAATTTGCCATCACTGCACATTCCTCTCTGACCTACACTGGGAGGAGGAGAAGCAGTTGGGTGAGGCCCAGGCTTTGCCCTGGGGGACTCCTGCAGTGATGTCCATGTGGGATAATGTACTACCAATAACCACAGCCACCTCCTTTTGTGTGAGCCTTTTCTCTTTTATTGCCATTGGCTTCAGATTTACAAAGGCTCCCTAAACCTTGGTCTCTTCACCCCTACAATTTATTTAATTGATCAATATTTGGACCTATTCTATGAGGTTTGGTGCTGAGGTCTGGGCATTGGTAAGGATCTGCATTGTTATCTAACAGCACTGTTAACATCAGCGGTTACCCTTTTCTAGATTAGGATTAGAAATATGACCTTAAATGTAAAGtattaaaattatatttattatatTTGTAAATTAAGCAGCTGTGTGTCGATAATGACATCCTTCttttatagaacaaatgaaagtaGAAGCACTTAACCGAGAGAAGAAGGAATTAAAGAGATCCCAGGAGCGGCCACGGGCAGCCTCTGGTTTTGAATTTATTTCGCTTTTGTGGCATTTGCTTTTCCTCAAACCTCAAATAACAGAGCGGCATGAAAAGAGGAAAAACGTCCGGTTCATATTCATTCAGTTCAGTGCGTGGCAGTTCGCAGGAAGTGACAAGTTGTGGGCTGGACTcattaccactctctgtgaagacATTAAGAACCAGTTTGGATGCATCCCAACAGGCATTGTCAGGACCCTTGGTCACCAAGACGCCGTTCTGAAAACCACTTCTGACCGTGAGTGGGTATCCAAAAGGATCCTTGGAATTCCGGTCTGGCTTATTTTTACTTTGCTTCTGCTGATAGCTATTGTGCTTGGGACAGTCATCTTAATAAACGGCTTCTCCTTAGGAGATATGAAAAGTAATTACACTGTAGCAGCAGAAGGCGTTGGCTTTGGCTTAATTGGAATTTCCGCCCTCATGACAATGAAGCACTCGGTCATGATGGGGAAGAACATTTGTGTCAGTCAGAAAGAAAAAATGCAGACCCTCATGAATAAATCGGACTTCAGCAGCCAGCTGGGCTTCATGAATGACGTGAAGCAAGAAGTTAAGGTCCTGACAAACTTCATCCACTACATGGAGGTCTTTGAACGAAGAAAGATTCGAGTAGTAATGAAAATCATGAGCTTGGACAGATGCACACCAGATAAAATTGTTGGAGTCCTGGATGCTATGAACATCCTTCTTTCAGATCCAGAAGCCCCTTTCATTTCAGTACTTGCCGTTGATCCTAGCATTATTGTAGACTGCGTGGAAAATTCTAGTAACCTCAAAGGCGTTGGGGAAAATGGCTACAGGTATCTGAACAGGATTGTGTCACTACCATTTTCTGTCCCCAAAATGGACATTCAGACGAAGCTCAAATTCCTTCAACAAGCAATAGACGGCAAGAATGCCCTCTTGGATGACAATCCACTGCCTACAAAAGCCTCTGTGGGCAGATTTCGGAAAAATGCTTCTGAGAGCAACCTACTGATCAATGTTTCCATTGAAAGCGACCAACCTTCCAAGCAAAGAGATGTGAAACTGAGTGCAGGTAGTTATATTCAACAGGCTTATCAGTGTACAACTGACATAAATGGGCATCTCCTTCAGTACATCGAGGAGAACTTCCTGCAAATGAAGAGGATAGTTAACATAACCTCGGTGATGATTGGGCTCATGGTGGAGAGGAACGTCTCAATGAGCTCCTTTCCACCTCAGAGAGTGGTTGCATGGATTGTTTTAGCAAGCAACTGGCCGTGCCGTCTCAGTTGGATCTGGCAATGTTGGGAAGATGCTGAGCAAAGGAAAATGTTGAACGAAGAAAAAGACACCGACGACAACATGCTTCTGTGGACCGTTTATGAACAATCCTTGGAGAAGTTCATGACAATTCGCTCCAAAATTGAAAAGCTGTTGGCAATGGATGGTGACCCAGAAATCTTTCAGGCATTTCTGTCAGAGAGTTACAAATTCACCGTTAACGATGCAAAAACCATTACTCCATACACAATTAATCTGGATCGATCTTTAAAAAGAAGGATGGAATTGCTTCTCGCACGCAATTTATGAGCAATAGGAGTCAGAAGTACAGTTTCATCTCCAACCAAAGAGAATTCAtggtttaaaaagaaatgatagaAAATTCAATACTTAATAATAACGTGAATACTTCCAGACTGGTCAGCCACACTGACATGAACATACAACAATCACGGGGATCAGAGTACGGCATAAATACACAGGTTTTTCCAATGAACTGATCATTTATTGTCTTCTtctcatcgagtccacacacaagattcgaAGTTGTTGAGCCAGAGATGAACATACTTCTCAgcctctgcatacaatggtgtctgtctggcACTTCttatgcgtggtggtggaaagattggtggaaacaggaccgcgatgtgaatgctctttccttgaccccatcatGTATTGTGGAAGCACTTAATTAATTGCATAATCAACAAGAAAATGTATACCTTCAAGTGCAGATGTCTACAATGTCTTGCTGTAAAAAAAAACCTCATCTGATTCTACCTGATCCATATCTGAAGAGTTTTCCTCCATGCAGAGATGCACATGGGAGCTTCAAAACCCTTCTAGGATGGAACCTCTTGCTGTGCGAACCTTCACCCCACGTCCCCCTTCTCCTTCTAGTTCTAGTGCTTCTAGTGCTCTGCACACCCCCTCCTTATTTTCCACATCGTGGTTCATACCAAGCAAGATGCCAACCAAAGCATCCATCTCAAGAGAGCAGCAATACCAAGTTGAGATTCAATTCTTTGTTCAGCTATATTACTCCCTGGGTGCTCAGAAATGGTGACAATTCTTGCAACAATTAGCAAATTATCGAACGCAACTAATGCACGATGCACAGTCTAACAGGATCTTGCTGAAGTTAAATGTCGAGTCAACCGTGCAAACTGAGCACAAAACATGAGCGTGCATTATTGACTCCAATTCGACAGCACGGATGTCAAACTAATATTGTacagtaagatagacacaaaaagctggagtaacccagcgtttCAGGTAGcatatttggagaaaaggaatagattgaggaggagatccttcttcagactgagcgtcaggggaaagggaaacaagagatatagacaatgatatcgagatatagaacaaatgaatgaaagatatgcataaaaattaatgatgataaagggTTAACAGTAAAATGTTACAATCTGTCTCCTCTGCATCCTTCTCGCATGCAGGGACCTTACACTTGATGCAATAATATGGTAGTTGGACTCATTTCCCATATAGATATTCATGTGCATAATTTCAATCAAATCAGCACCCACAGTCCCAAGTAATCGACTGCAGACCACTGAATTTCAACCATCTTTATATTTGTTTCACAAATGCTATCtaagaaattattttttaaatctaatttccATTATTTTGCGATCTGCACACTATGAAGTTGTAAATATAAAGTTAATAGTGACGAGAATGTGGTGCATACTACAAAGTGTTTTGTTTTCAGAGAAGCTTAGTGAATGCCTGAGGGGGAAATAGACTAAATGATGCATTGTTGGGTTGGATAAAATAAAGTGCATGATTGCAGCATTAACACGTGGGCTTTCATagttgtttctatgtttataggtGACTTTGTTCAACATGTACAATCATTTTGAAATTACTCAATGCTAAGATGAACACCATCTATTGCAGTGTTATTGTAAATCAGAAATTGCTTGTAGTCATGGTGGCAACTGTATTATCCTGTCCagcaaaagagaaaaaaaagcatgAGTTgtattcatgtttaagaaggaactacagatgctgggaaaatcgaaggtagacaaaaatgctggagaaactcagcgggtgaggcagcatctatggagctcaggaataggtgacattttgggtcgagacccttcttcagactgatgtggggacttTCATGGTTCATTCAGAACATTTGGATCTTGgaatacaggtacatagttccctgaaagtctcatcacaggtagataggtttGTCAAGATGGGTTTcagcacactggccttcatcagtcaggatattgaatgtagacattgggatgttatgttatagttgttGGAGCTGCATGTGGAGTATCGtgttcacagcttaaggataagggggaaatcctttaaaaccgagatgagaaaaacttttttcacacagagagtgctgaatctctggaactctctgccacagagggtagttgaggccagttcattggctatatttaagagggagttagatgtggcccttgtggctaaagggatcagagggtatggagagaaggcaggtacgggatactgagttggatgatcagccatgatcatattgattggcggtgcaggctcgaagggccgaatgacctactcctgcacctaatttctatgtttctatgtttcaagtttGGTCACCTTGCCACAGGAAGGATCtcgttaaactggaaagaatgcagagaagatttacgacaaAGGACttcaggcctgagctatagggagaggttgggcaggctaggactttattctttggagtgcaggaggctgagggggtcttatagaggagtataaaatcgtgaggtgtacagggtaaatacacagagtcttctccccagattaggggaaccaagaaccagagtgtagaaacaaggaactgcaggtgctggtttaccaaggaaagacacaaaatgctggagtaactccacaggtcaggcagcatccctggagaacatggatgggtgatgtttagagtcgggactcttcttcagtccagAATTAGAAGCCATGGATACAAGATTAACACAGTGCTTAGACTGAAGAGCTTGCTTCACTTGCAGTTGCTGAGGTGAATACATGGTTGCATTTTGTGGAAAAGATGGGTAATCGCATGAAAGAAAAACAAATGTAAGGGTAAGGTGATAAGAGAATGATGAAGAAGAAATCTCATCTGGACAATTTATAAGATTACATTTTAAGGGCCAACTAGCTTGTTTCCTTCTGCAATATTATGTAACATTGCAAAATGAAAATCTGATGTGAGAAGTTGTGATCTTCAGTAAGGTTTATGACATGTAATGTATAATCTTATGTTCAATTGTTTATTTTAACTTGTTTAACCTTTTGTACTGTGGTGCTATAACTATAATAAACTTTTATTGTAAACTATTATATAACTACAAATAAACATAGATGCTTTGGACCAAGGCTCTCGTCTTTCAGTGTCAAAAGAGTAAATCCAGTACGATTTCCTTCTAAGGTGTGAAACTTGCAGCAATTATATATCCAAAAGGAACCTCTGGATTAAAAGTGAAATTGGTGGTAAACACTTTACACAAACAGCGCGAGAACCTCTATTGAAAATATTCTAAACCAATTCTTACATTGACAGTTGATGGCTACATTATGTTATAGAATATAAATTATAGAAGTATCCTCACACACTTTAGCAACATTCAACTAAGCTAAACACATACATTCAAAACCAAATTATATCTAAAACAATTAAGTAACAATAACATCAAGAACTGCAATATTTCTGCAGTGGTTAACAAAAGTTGTTAAAGAAATATGATTATAATTAAGAATTTTGTCTCTTTGCAAAATTAGATTAGACCAagtggaaggcagcaaagtctacGTCAGATGATAGGAGGAAGTGATGGTGTCAGAGTTTGATAGCTGATACAAATGAGTTCATTCCTTCatggtttagtgtagagatatagcgcagaaacaggcccttcggcccgttgaGTTTGCGCCTCcagagatccccacacactaatgctaTTCAACGCACGCtgagaacaatttacaatattgccaagccaattgccctacaaacatgtacaactttggagtgtgggaggaaaccggagcgccatgCAGGacgcggggagaacatacaaactccgtacaggcagcaccccaagtcaggatcaaacccgggtctctggcgctgtaaggcagcaattctactgctgcgccacttcaTCGGTACCTTGCAGCCAAAGATCATGGTGTAGTGGGTGCGTGAGAGAGCCCGGAATGAAGGCGAGAAGCCAGGCAAATTCTGTAGAGTCTTTAATGAGCACCAGCACACTACTCTCCGCTTCAGTGAGAATGAAGACTGGTCTCACGCCAAAAATCCTTGCTCTTATCTTCGTGGCTGGAAGCCGCCCCCGGACCTGTCCAtcaagtgccgagggggatgaactgCTCCCCAGGAACCGCCAACCGTTCAATATATTCAGCGGTCCCCATCAGAATCAGTTTGATCACAGAGGTCCCAAAATTATTATCCTGTGAAACTGAAAATATTCCCAACATGCAAACGTTGAAGCACGGATCACTATTTGAACAGACAACTTTAGTTTTATTATAATAAACCCAGATGAAGAGTCAGTGCTTCATTACCTCTGGGAGTTGCAAATATTATCAATCATCAATGGATGACCCCCACCTACGATGTTATGGATAGATCATTGATACAACTGCTGGAAGTGGCTGGATGCAGGTCACTGTTCTGATGATGTGTTGACGCTGAGACTGATTATTCTCCAACACACGTTTCTTCCTTGCATGGGGACTGATTctagacagatgacatttcccaccccggacactccctgtttgaactgttgccgtcaggcagacggtgcagttcaatgaggacaaggacaaacagactcaaaaacagattttacttcggagtcacgtgagtgactacgtgaagaacccgctcagcgcgcaggcacggcattacgccagcagtgcaacagcggcagcagcgggagttaggcgctcccgctacagaatgaaacggaccgtcaggtgagtaccctgaggtcgggtttcttttacaggggagccttttttctgcttgtgttttacagg
The nucleotide sequence above comes from Amblyraja radiata isolate CabotCenter1 chromosome 41, sAmbRad1.1.pri, whole genome shotgun sequence. Encoded proteins:
- the nkpd1 gene encoding NTPase KAP family P-loop domain-containing protein 1, yielding MEAAQARMSDAECNGRSLYDSYASCLAKTLCYVSTPMTIGLYAPWGSEVNCLLKNVEKQMKVEALNREKKELKRSQERPRAASGFEFISLLWHLLFLKPQITERHEKRKNVRFIFIQFSAWQFAGSDKLWAGLITTLCEDIKNQFGCIPTGIVRTLGHQDAVLKTTSDREWVSKRILGIPVWLIFTLLLLIAIVLGTVILINGFSLGDMKSNYTVAAEGVGFGLIGISALMTMKHSVMMGKNICVSQKEKMQTLMNKSDFSSQLGFMNDVKQEVKVLTNFIHYMEVFERRKIRVVMKIMSLDRCTPDKIVGVLDAMNILLSDPEAPFISVLAVDPSIIVDCVENSSNLKGVGENGYRYLNRIVSLPFSVPKMDIQTKLKFLQQAIDGKNALLDDNPLPTKASVGRFRKNASESNLLINVSIESDQPSKQRDVKLSAGSYIQQAYQCTTDINGHLLQYIEENFLQMKRIVNITSVMIGLMVERNVSMSSFPPQRVVAWIVLASNWPCRLSWIWQCWEDAEQRKMLNEEKDTDDNMLLWTVYEQSLEKFMTIRSKIEKLLAMDGDPEIFQAFLSESYKFTVNDAKTITPYTINLDRSLKRRMELLLARNL